The sequence AGGGATCTGTTCAATCAAGCCAAAAGAAATGCTCCCTGTATCGTTTTTATCGATGAGATAGATGCAGTAGGAAGACAGAGGGGTGCTGGTGTTGGTGGTGGAAATGATGAAAGGGAGCAGACATTGAATCAGTTGCTTGTTGAAATGGATGGCTTCCAGACAGACACGAATATTATCGTTATGGCTGCCACTAACAGGCCTGATGTCTTAGATCCTGCACTTTTGAGGCCTGGAAGGTTTGATAGAAGGATCGTTGTGCCAAAACCGGATGTCAAGGGCAGGCTTGAGATATTAAAGGTTCATACAAGAAAGATACCTTTAGGTGATAATGTAGACTTAGAAGTTATAGCAAAAAGCACATCTGGGTTTGTCGGGGCGGATCTGGCTAATCTTGTAAATGAAGCAGCTTTGATTGCCGCAAGAAGAAATAAAAGTAAGGTTGAGATGGAGGATTTTGATATAGCAAAGGACAAGGTGCTGCTTGGGCCAGAGCGAAAGAATGTCATAATAAGTGAGAGAGAGAAAAGGATAACGGCATATCATGAATCCGGTCATGCCATCGTTGCAAAGATGTTGCCAAACACCGACCCTGTGCATAAGGTCAGCATAATTCCGCGTGGTATGGCTTTGGGCGTTACACAGCAGTTGCCTGAGGATGATAAATACACTTACGATAAAGATTATTTGATTAATAGGATGGCTGTTTTGATGGGGGGAAGAGCAGCAGAAGAGGTGATGCTGAACAACATAACAACAGGTGCGGGCAACGATATAGAAAGAGCAACAGAGATCGCAAGGAAGATGGTTTGTGAATGGGGTATGAGCTCTTTGGGTCCTATTCATTTAGCCGATGAGGGCAAAGAGGTCTTTTTAGGCAGGGATATTGCCGTAAGAAAGAGCGTTTCTGAGGAGACAGCCAAGCTGATAGACAATGAGGTCAGAAAGATAGTCGAGGAAGCCTATAGTATAGCGGTTAATATCATAAAGGAGAACAGAGATAAGATAGAAAAGATGGCTCAGAAATTGCTTGAAAAAGAGGTTTTGGATGCAAAAGAGATCGACGAGATTGTAGGTGTGTCGGATGATAGAGCTGCTTAGGATAGATGATCTGGATAGGGCAAAAGCAGAGCTTAGAAAGATTGGGGTTGATAGAATAGCTATAGGTTTGATGGATAAAAAGGCGGTCTGTTATGCAGTTAGGGTGTTTGGATGTAAGTTTTACCATGCCAATATTTTAAAGCAGGAAGCCTTATCCTTGGGTGTAGATGCCGCAGTTGAGAAGGATGTTATAACGGCAAAAACCCAGATTACGGATTGTTTGATAATGGGTGATGCTAAAAGATTGATAAAGCTTGCAGAGAAATTAAAGAATCAAAATTTTGAGTTTTTACGCGAACTTTCAGAGCAGCTAAAGAAAGCTTTGAGCGGTGTCTTAGAAGGTGGGTTTGTTTGGAAATTTAAAGATAGGGTTTTTGAGTTAAAGAACAACTATCTAATAATGGGCATATTGAATGTAACGCCTGATTCCTTTTCCGATGGCGGTGAATTTAATAGCTTGGATGCAGCATTAAAAAGAACAGAACAATTAATACAAGAGGGTGCTGATATTATAGATGTTGGTGGAGAATCTACAAGACCAGGCAGTGAGTTTGTATCTTTGGATGAGGAACTTAGGCGTGTTGTACCTGTAGTTGAAGCTATAAAAGAGCGCTTTGATGTACTTGTGTCTGTTGATACATATAAATCAAAGGTTGCAGAAGAGGTTTTAAATAGGGGCGTTGAGATAATAAATGATATAAGCGGTCTAGATTTTGATGATAAGCTTTTGGATGTTTTGTCTAATAGTGATTGTGGTATAGTTGAGATGCACATCAAAGGTACACCCAAGGATATGCAGAAAAACCCTACCTATGAGCATCTTCTTGGTGAAATTAATGATAAATTTGAAGAAATTTTAAGCAAACTTAAGAGCTCCAATGTTGATGAGCAGAGGGTTGTGCTTGATCCGGGTATTGGTTTTGGTAAAAGGTTTGAGGATAATCTATCTATCTTAAACCATATAGAGTCATTTAAGGTTTGGGGCAGGCCTATTCTTATTGGCACATCAAGAAAGAGCTTTATAGGCGCTGTTTTAGGTATTGATAACCCGCAAGATAGACTGTTTGGTACAGTTGCTTCTAATGTTGCAGCATTTATTAGGGGAGCCTCAATTTTCAGGGTTCACGATGTTAAGGCTCATAAGGAGGCATTGAGGATTGCAAAATCCATAATAGATGAGAATTTTTAAAGGGATTCTGCAAGTTTTGAGTTTGCCTTGGCGTTCTGTCTTGCAAGTTCGTTAATAGTTGTTATAAGCATTTGTATTGTTTTTGGATTTGTTAAGGTGTAGCGCGTAAAGACGCCTTCTTTTTCTAATTTTACTATCCCTACCTGTTGCAGTATAGATAAATGTTTTGATATTACGGATTGATTTTTGTTGAATTTACCCGCTATATGGTTTACGCACTTTGGTTGTTTTACTTCTAATAAATATTCGCAGATGGCAAGGCGCAAGGGGTGGGCAAGCGCCTTAACCAGCTGCGATTTAAATTCATAAGCTTCAAAGTTTTTCATTTAAAATGTATCCCAAACAATCCAAGTGTCAGCTTAATCGCGATAAGCAGAAGGATTATAACATAAATTCTTTTGATTGTCTTGGGTTTTGCCTTTTTTACTGTAAACCTGGCGCCAAATTGTGAGCCAAGCAAAACGGCTGCTACAAGCACAGCAGTGGTTGTAAGATTAAAATGGCCTTCTGCTACATGTCCTAAGAAGCCGCTGGCCGATGAGAAAGTTACTATATATGCTGTTGTGGCGGCTGCCCTTATTGCACCATACCCCATACTCATAAGAATGGGTGCTGCTAAAAAACCTCCACCTATGCCCAGCATTCCAGCGACAAATCCTATCAAAAGCCCGCTTAAACCACCGTATATAGCTCTTTTTTTAAACTCTATTAGGTTATCCTCATCTGGTGCTTTTGTGGAGATAAAGACCTTAACAGCTGCTGTTAATACGGCTATGATAAATAATATTAAAACGATGCGTGTAGGTATAAATTGAACTGTATATGCACCGAGTGGCGCCCCAATAATGGCTGCCAAGGCAAAGGGTAGGGCGCCTTTATAATCTATGAGCTTTGCTTTATGAAACGGAATCATTGCAAGGCCTGTGTTGAGCCCGTTGAGCAGAAGCCCAAGCGGTATGGCGACAGTTTTTAGGTCGAATCCGAGCCATTTCATTACCGGCACATACACCATACCACCGCCAAGCCCCAGCATAGCAAAGAGAAACGAAGTAGCCCAAATTATAACAAATGTTATGCCTAAAATAGACACCGTTGGTGTCATGTTTATTTCCTCTCAATCAAGTTGGTGTAGGCAAAGCAGTCTAAACATACTTTCTTGCCATCTTCAATCCTTAAATAGTTTTCAGCAACGGCATCGCCACACTTTTCGCAAAATGCTAAATTGAAGCAGGATCCACCTTTGCCCGGGTCATAATCAAAAGGTCCCTCAACCCTCACGATCTCTTCGAATTTTTTGTTAAACAGGCCTAAAAATGCAGCCTTTGCCACATCCTGATCAACCTCAGCGGGGGGAATACCTTTGATTCTAAATTTTGTTATAAACGGTGCATTAAATGCAGCTTGCATAATCTCTGGCTTTACCGTTACCTTTACCGCTTTTTTGTTCTTTTTGTCTATTAGCATGTATGACCATTTGCCGCGCGGGTCTTTACTCATAATGCCTTTTCCAAAAGTGCAACCTGTGGCAAATTGAACGCCATCTGCAAAACAACCGCCCGCATGGTGATCGCCTACATAGACAACAACCTCTTTGTCCATGCTGAGTTCCCTTGTTGTGCCTAAAGCCTTTAGAGAAGCCAAACCAGCCAGATACCCCATCGGCATACCACCGCAGAAATGACCGTGAATGTTTAGTGCAGAATATAGAAGCTCTTTTTCTGTGTCATCTAAGGTGGTTATACCTTCCACTATCTCTCTGTGAACCTTGAACCTGTCTTTGAGTTCCATAACTCCCTCCTTCTAAGTTTTTCTAATTTTATTATATTCCAATATTGGAATATATCAAGAATAAAAACATAAAAAATTATCAATCGATGCAGCTTGTTTTAGCAAAAATATTAAATGAGGGTTAATGAGTTAATGGGTAGATGGGAAAATGGGGGAATGGATGGGTGAGTGAAAGGTGAAGGGGCTTGTCGCCCCTTTTTCTGGTTAGAATCTGCCTCTTCCTAAACCTCTTCCCATTCCTTTTCCTAAGCCCTTACCCATTCCTCTTCCTAAACCTCTGCCTTGACCTCTTCCCATGCCGGCGTATTCATCTATCCTGAATACATTATCCGATCCGCATTTTGGGCATACAGGCCTTCCTGTGCCAAACGGTTCCTCAAACTCCGCTCCACAATCTGTACATTTGAATTTTCTGTTCATATCATACCTCCATAAACTCATCTATTATTGTTTTTATGTCTTTAATCTGTGTTTCTATAACCTTTATACCTGCAGCATTTAGGTTTGATTTCATGCCGTCTCCAATCTGATTGGCTATGAACACATCAACCCCCTTTAGTAATTGGGGTATTATCCTGCCAGCACCCAATCCTCTGTTTGGTTCCTCTGTTTGTGTTTGCTTTGCAAGCTCTGGTATGGGGTTTTTTATGGCCACCCTGTCTGTAATTTCCCCATCTTTTATCTCAATTACGGCAAAGTATTTGCTAAGGGATGTATGTGATGAGATTGTTTTTAGGTTATTTGTTGGAAATGCGATTTTCATGTCATACCTCCAAAGTTAATTTCTATTTTGAACATATGTTATTTTACGGAAAAGTCAAGCGGCAAATTTATAAATATTATTTAATTATTGAAAGCTATTACACTTATAAAGTGATATTTACAAAAAAATCTCTCAAAATATGCTGCAAAAGGATTTTTTATAGTTGACAAATGTATTAGAAAGTTATATTAAATATTCTGTAATTTGGAAGGCAAAGTTAGAGGTAACTTTTTATTTAAAGTAGGAGGTTTTGGTTATGGCTTTTAAGAAGAAGCTTTTTAGTGCGGCAATGGCTGCAGGTTTGGTTTTTGGTGCGGCTAATATCTCTAATGCAACAAACGGATATTACATGATAGCAACAGGTGCTAAATCGTTGGGCATGGCAGGTGCTGTTGTTGCAAACCCACAGGATGCATCAACGATTATTCAAAACCCAGCAGGTATAGCATGGCTAAGAAACACAACATTTGATATTGGTGCTGCAGCGTTTGTTCCAAAAAGAAAAATAAATGGTTATGATAGTGATTCTAATCTTTATATGATTCCATCAGCTGGTTTTGCTTACAATCCTATGGGTTGTAATTGTGGCACACCACACTTTGTCTTTGGTATAGGCATGTATGGTGTTTCAGGTATGGGTGTAGACTGGTATGATAAAAATGGGATTACCTCCCAGCTTTATAAAGCTTGGTCTAATATGGCTATGATGGAGATGTCCGTAGGTGGTGCTTATAGAGTAAACGACCAATTATCTATAGGTTTTGCTCCAGTTTTTGTTTATCAGGCTATGGGGCTTGAATATGATTGGAAGAATGGTAAAGTAGACTCTCTTGATACAACAAGTGCGTATGGAATTGGATTTGATGCTGGTATAGTTTATAAATTGAATGATATGATTCAGCTGGGTCTTGTTTATAAATCAGAAAGATGGATGCAAAAGTTGGAGTGGAATGTTAGTGGTAGCAACAATCATTATATGATAGCTTCAAATGCCGACAAGGTTAAAATGAAGCTTAATATGCCTCAGCAGATAGCTTTGGGTATCAACTTTAGGCCTATAGAACCCTTAAGGCTTGAGGCTGATGTTAGGTGGATTAATTACAGGCATGTTATGTGGGAGGTTCCAACAACTGGAATGATACGACCAACTTGGAATTTCCATTGGCACAATCAGTGGGTTTTTGCCTTTGGTGCTGAGTATCAGGCTACAAAGGCTCTAACACTCAGAGCTGGATTCAATTATGCAAAAAGTCCAATTAAGGATGAAGATTTGGTTAATAATATTGTTTCTCCCGCTATAGTTGAAACTCACGCAACTGCAGGACTTAGCTATTCATTTACTAAGAACATTGGGATATCTATGGCTTACTCTCATGCTTTTGAGCATAAACAAACGGGTAAAGATAATGGGGGACAACAACCTATGACTATTAAGATGCATCAAGATACAGTTGCATTCCAATTAACTTACACTTTCTAAAAAACACTATCCTCCTAAACAAAGTTGGCCGGCTTGTCCGGCCTTTTTTATTTGAATTATTTTTCCCATAGATATAAAATTGCCCGTTAGAATAAAAAAGGGGGTGAGAGATGGGTAAGTATTTTTATGCCCTTACTGTTATAGGAAGAGACAAACCCGGTATAGTGGCTGCTATCTCTGAGGTTTTGTATAAAAAAGGAATCTCTATAGAAGACTCAATATCCACTTTACTTGGAGATCAATTCACTATGACGCTTATAGTATCATCGGATACTAACTACGGCGTGCTTGAGTTGAAAAAGGCCTTTGCAAAGGCAAGAAAGGATTTGGAGTTAAGCGTTTCACTAAGAAGGATAGATAAGGATGAGGCTACAACTAAGGAGCCTGAAAATTTATACAGTGTATCGGTCTATGGAGCTGATAGGGTGGGTATCGTTTATGAAATATCCAAGGCCTTTGCAGACAACCAGATAAATATACTGGATCTAAGAACCAGGCTGACAAAGGGTGAGCCTCCTATGTATGTTATGATTTTAGATGTGGATTTACCTAAGGATATGGATGAGGCTGTCTTTAAAGATATACTTGATAATGTGTCTAAAAAGATTGATGTTGATTACTCCATTAGAAAAGTCGAAACCTATGAGCTTTAGGAGAGCCTATGCCTGTTAGAGATATAGTGATTTACCCCGACCAGAGATTGAAAGCTATTTGTGATGAGATTAAAAATATAAATGATGAAGCATTGCAAGTTGCCAAGGATTTATTAGAAACTATGAGATATTACAATCATACCGTGGGTATAGCAGCACCCCAGATCGGTGAGCTTGTAAGGATTATAGCTGTTGATGCATCAAAGAACAAAAAAGG comes from Hippea maritima DSM 10411 and encodes:
- the ftsH gene encoding ATP-dependent zinc metalloprotease FtsH, giving the protein MSPVYRNAFLWMIIAVLMILLFNLFNNRNYTYARLSYTKLVLLVDNGKIKKANFEGNDVYVITKDGKRFKSYVPEVKDIADKLAKNGVAVNIKPPQNNSLLTNILIYWAPMIVFIFLWFYFMNQMNKGGKALSFGKSNARMFISDPKNRITFKDVAGIDEVKDELLELIEFLKSPKKFTKIGAKIPKGVLLVGAPGTGKTLVAKAVAGEAGVPFFTISGSDFVEMFVGVGASRVRDLFNQAKRNAPCIVFIDEIDAVGRQRGAGVGGGNDEREQTLNQLLVEMDGFQTDTNIIVMAATNRPDVLDPALLRPGRFDRRIVVPKPDVKGRLEILKVHTRKIPLGDNVDLEVIAKSTSGFVGADLANLVNEAALIAARRNKSKVEMEDFDIAKDKVLLGPERKNVIISEREKRITAYHESGHAIVAKMLPNTDPVHKVSIIPRGMALGVTQQLPEDDKYTYDKDYLINRMAVLMGGRAAEEVMLNNITTGAGNDIERATEIARKMVCEWGMSSLGPIHLADEGKEVFLGRDIAVRKSVSEETAKLIDNEVRKIVEEAYSIAVNIIKENRDKIEKMAQKLLEKEVLDAKEIDEIVGVSDDRAA
- the folP gene encoding dihydropteroate synthase; its protein translation is MIELLRIDDLDRAKAELRKIGVDRIAIGLMDKKAVCYAVRVFGCKFYHANILKQEALSLGVDAAVEKDVITAKTQITDCLIMGDAKRLIKLAEKLKNQNFEFLRELSEQLKKALSGVLEGGFVWKFKDRVFELKNNYLIMGILNVTPDSFSDGGEFNSLDAALKRTEQLIQEGADIIDVGGESTRPGSEFVSLDEELRRVVPVVEAIKERFDVLVSVDTYKSKVAEEVLNRGVEIINDISGLDFDDKLLDVLSNSDCGIVEMHIKGTPKDMQKNPTYEHLLGEINDKFEEILSKLKSSNVDEQRVVLDPGIGFGKRFEDNLSILNHIESFKVWGRPILIGTSRKSFIGAVLGIDNPQDRLFGTVASNVAAFIRGASIFRVHDVKAHKEALRIAKSIIDENF
- a CDS encoding ArsR/SmtB family transcription factor, whose translation is MKNFEAYEFKSQLVKALAHPLRLAICEYLLEVKQPKCVNHIAGKFNKNQSVISKHLSILQQVGIVKLEKEGVFTRYTLTNPKTIQMLITTINELARQNAKANSKLAESL
- a CDS encoding sulfite exporter TauE/SafE family protein translates to MTPTVSILGITFVIIWATSFLFAMLGLGGGMVYVPVMKWLGFDLKTVAIPLGLLLNGLNTGLAMIPFHKAKLIDYKGALPFALAAIIGAPLGAYTVQFIPTRIVLILFIIAVLTAAVKVFISTKAPDEDNLIEFKKRAIYGGLSGLLIGFVAGMLGIGGGFLAAPILMSMGYGAIRAAATTAYIVTFSSASGFLGHVAEGHFNLTTTAVLVAAVLLGSQFGARFTVKKAKPKTIKRIYVIILLLIAIKLTLGLFGIHFK
- a CDS encoding FmdE family protein, with product MELKDRFKVHREIVEGITTLDDTEKELLYSALNIHGHFCGGMPMGYLAGLASLKALGTTRELSMDKEVVVYVGDHHAGGCFADGVQFATGCTFGKGIMSKDPRGKWSYMLIDKKNKKAVKVTVKPEIMQAAFNAPFITKFRIKGIPPAEVDQDVAKAAFLGLFNKKFEEIVRVEGPFDYDPGKGGSCFNLAFCEKCGDAVAENYLRIEDGKKVCLDCFAYTNLIERK
- a CDS encoding NifB/NifX family molybdenum-iron cluster-binding protein is translated as MKIAFPTNNLKTISSHTSLSKYFAVIEIKDGEITDRVAIKNPIPELAKQTQTEEPNRGLGAGRIIPQLLKGVDVFIANQIGDGMKSNLNAAGIKVIETQIKDIKTIIDEFMEV
- a CDS encoding OmpP1/FadL family transporter yields the protein MAFKKKLFSAAMAAGLVFGAANISNATNGYYMIATGAKSLGMAGAVVANPQDASTIIQNPAGIAWLRNTTFDIGAAAFVPKRKINGYDSDSNLYMIPSAGFAYNPMGCNCGTPHFVFGIGMYGVSGMGVDWYDKNGITSQLYKAWSNMAMMEMSVGGAYRVNDQLSIGFAPVFVYQAMGLEYDWKNGKVDSLDTTSAYGIGFDAGIVYKLNDMIQLGLVYKSERWMQKLEWNVSGSNNHYMIASNADKVKMKLNMPQQIALGINFRPIEPLRLEADVRWINYRHVMWEVPTTGMIRPTWNFHWHNQWVFAFGAEYQATKALTLRAGFNYAKSPIKDEDLVNNIVSPAIVETHATAGLSYSFTKNIGISMAYSHAFEHKQTGKDNGGQQPMTIKMHQDTVAFQLTYTF
- a CDS encoding glycine cleavage system protein R; translated protein: MGKYFYALTVIGRDKPGIVAAISEVLYKKGISIEDSISTLLGDQFTMTLIVSSDTNYGVLELKKAFAKARKDLELSVSLRRIDKDEATTKEPENLYSVSVYGADRVGIVYEISKAFADNQINILDLRTRLTKGEPPMYVMILDVDLPKDMDEAVFKDILDNVSKKIDVDYSIRKVETYEL